One genomic window of Cannabis sativa cultivar Pink pepper isolate KNU-18-1 chromosome 2, ASM2916894v1, whole genome shotgun sequence includes the following:
- the LOC115719730 gene encoding scarecrow-like protein 14 — translation MDGNVAQSSNLSFIVSLDQYPDSINDIRASEIIMDYSFDPSMSSERGSLVNDGEFSCTALDYINQMLMDEDMEAKPSLFYDPSALIATEKSFYEALGEKYPPSEYEHEQPQYRDQNFQSSDDSLTTSVSDCSEDISSSSCSSTGNSTHSVGTSVDSVAHRPSAKFVSQSTSDSSSQSSANSTYKIGTSLGELQNFLSENELMLQFKRGLEEGNKFLPKGNQLGFPMENNKNMSPYTNEKVSNELVEAKKDKKREQLHIRLTEKKKNHDREDTDLVDGRSNKQMAVSTDDTGLSELFDKVLLFREEQEAPSGTSDESYQNNEVDSSSRQQEGGSHGTTNSGKTASKTKILNNDKEVVDLLALLISCAQAVSANDIRNANELLKKIRKHSSPFGDGTQRLGHLFADALEARLDGTGKEICDTLGATKLPADILLKTYHTYISANPYKKISIIFANQMIFKAAEKATKLHIIDFGILYGYQWPVFIQSLSRRPGGPPKLRITGIEFPQHGFRPEKMVEETGSVLAKYCERFGVPFEYNGIAKQWENVQIEDLKIDRNEVLAVNCLHRFRSILDETAAVRSPRDAVLNLIRKIKPNIFAHAVFNGAYNVPFFVTRFRETLFFFSSLLDGADTILAREDQLRLSFEKYILGREIMNVIACEGSERVERPETYKQWQLRITRAGFRLLPLDMELVKRMKSIVKHGYHRDFVVEEDSNWMLQGWKGRILCASSCWVPA, via the coding sequence ATGGATGGAAATGTTGCTCAATCATCGAATTTGAGTTTCATTGTTAGTTTAGATCAATACCCAGATAGCATAAACGATATTAGAGCTAGTGAGATTATTATGGACTATAGTTTTGACCCGAGCATGAGCTCGGAGAGGGGTTCTCTTGTTAATGACGGTGAGTTTTCTTGTACTGCTCTTGATTACATAAACCAAATGCTTATGGATGAGGATATGGAGGCAAAGCCCTCTTTGTTCTACGACCCTTCAGCTCTTATAGCCACTGAGAAATCCTTTTATGAGGCTCTGGGCGAAAAGTATCCGCCATCCGAGTATGAACACGAACAACCTCAATATAGAGACCAAAATTTTCAAAGCTCAGATGATAGTTTGACAACAAGTGTCAGTGACTGCTCAGAAGATATCAGTTCTAGTTCTTGTTCCAGCACTGGCAACTCGACTCATTCTGTTGGAACTTCTGTTGATTCAGTGGCACACCGACCTTCAGCTAAGTTTGTAAGCCAGTCTACTTCAGATTCGAGCTCACAATCTTCTGCAAACTCCACTTACAAAATAGGTACTTCCCTGGGTGAGCTTCAGAATTTTTTGAGTGAGAATGAGTTGATGTTGCAGTTCAAGAGAGGTTTAGAGGAGGGCAATAAGTTTCTTCCCAAAGGCAATCAACTTGGTTTTCCAATGGAAAACAATAAGAACATGTCTCCATATACAAATGAGAAGGTCTCAAATGAGTTAGTTGAGGCAAAAAAGGACAAGAAGAGAGAGCAATTGCATATCAGATTgacagagaagaagaagaaccatGATCGTGAGGATACAGATTTGGTAGATGGTAGAAGCAACAAGCAAATGGCAGTTTCTACAGATGACACAGGGCTATCAGAGTTGTTTGACAAGGTGTTACTTTTTCGTGAGGAGCAAGAAGCTCCTTCTGGTACATCTGATGAATCCTACCAAAATAATGAAGTAGACAGCTCCTCTAGGCAGCAAGAGGGAGGATCTCATGGAACTACTAATAGTGGTAAAACTGCTTCTAAGACTAAGATACTAAACAATGACAAGGAAGTGGTAGACTTGTTGGCTTTGTTGATTTCGTGTGCACAAGCTGTTTCTGCTAATGATATTAGGAATGCTAATGAACTATTAAAGAAGATTAGGAAGCATTCGTCTCCATTTGGTGATGGAACCCAGAGATTGGGCCATTTATTCGCAGATGCCCTTGAAGCACGATTGGATGGCACTGGAAAAGAGATTTGTGACACTTTGGGTGCTACAAAATTACCGGCTGATATTCTCCTGAAAACTTATCATACCTACATTTCTGCCAACCCGTACAAGAAGATTTCAATTATCTTTGCAAACCAAATGATTTTCAAAGCAGCTGAGAAAGCTACAAAACTGCATATTATAGATTTTGGTATCCTATATGGTTACCAGTGGCCTGttttcatacaaagtctctCTAGAAGGCCTGGTGGGCCACCTAAGCTTCGAATTACAGGGATAGAGTTCCCACAACATGGTTTTCGGCCAGAAAAAATGGTCGAAGAAACAGGAAGTGTCTTAGCTAAGTATTGTGAGCGTTTTGGTGTTCCATTTGAGTACAACGGCATAGCAAAACAATGGGAAAATGTCCAAATTGAGGACCTTAAAATTGATAGAAATGAAGTCCTTGCAGTGAATTGTCTACACAGATTTAGGAGCATTTTAGATGAGACAGCTGCGGTAAGGAGTCCAAGGGATGCTGTTCTAAACTTGATCAGGAAGATCAAGCCTAACATTTTTGCTCATGCTGTTTTTAATGGAGCATACAATGTCCCCTTCTTTGTTACGCGCTTCCGGGAAACACTATTTTTCTTCAGCTCATTACTTGATGGGGCTGATACTATTTTAGCCAGAGAGGATCAATTGAGACTGTCATTCGAGAAGTATATTCTTGGGCGGGAGATTATGAATGTCATAGCATGTGAGGGTTCGGAAAGAGTAGAGAGACCTGAAACATACAAGCAGTGGCAGCTCCGGATTACAAGAGCAGGGTTTAGGCTGCTCCCGTTGGACATGGAGCTTGTGAAGAGAATGAAGTCTATTGTTAAACATGGGTACCACAGGGATTTTGTAGTTGAAGAAGATAGCAACTGGATGCTTCAGGGTTGGAAGGGTAGGATTCTTTGTGCTTCCTCATGTTGGGTGCCTGCGTAA
- the LOC133034432 gene encoding uncharacterized protein LOC133034432 — MRKLGEKEDFLCHDRCLELKLNHLAFANDVLLFCHGDTKSVSYMLQALKLFSLKLGLHPNASKTVIYCSNMHEDSVKQLMQVSGFLRQTLPFTYLPYLCKENGLRVGAQETFLTGRITLLNSVLIAIQAYWSQMLIMPKKVIKSIEAICRAFLWKGQALFHGAGAVAWENICQPKNAGGLGIKKLEEWNKVAIYFQRGKYTIAAGYKLLSPAATGLNWCKEVWARLNTPKHSVTLRLAMLNRLKTKDRLVKFGMQVNERCCLCDAQALTSQHLFFECNVALRGLLEIKAWLNWNAATISLPQLLRWIAKAKISKFQKLVYDAAIAALVYSIWRLRNAIIWQDFSLNSSSLIEETKWSVKMRIAMFLPKKIKDVDKDWLNVL; from the exons aTGAGGAAGCTAGGTGAGAAGGAGGACTTTCTTTGTCATGACAGATGCTTGGAACTTAAATTGAATCACTTGGCATTTGCAAATGATGTATTGTTGTTTTGTCATGGAGATACGAAGAGTGTTTCTTATATGTTGCAGGCTCTAAAACTATTCTCACTCAAACTTGGGCTGCATCCTAATGCAAGTAAGACTGTAATTTATTGCAGCAACATGCATGAAGATAGTGTGAAACAGTTAATGCAAGTATCTGGTTTCTTGAGGCAGACCCTACCTTTCACTTACCTTCCCTATTTGTGCAAAGAAAATG GATTAAGAGTTGGAGCTCAAGAAACTTTTTTGACAGGTAGAATTACCTTACTCAACTCAGTTCTAATAGCTATTCAGGCATATTGGAGTCAGATGCTGATTATGCCAAAGAAGGTGATCAAATCTATAGAAGCTATCTGTAGAGCCTTTTTGTGGAAAGGCCAAGCTTTGTTCCATGGAGCTGGAGCTGTTGCTTGGGAGAACATATGCCAGCCTAAAAATGCAGGTGGATTAGGAATAAAGAAGCTTGAAGAGTGGAATAAGGTTGCTATTT ATTTTCAGAGGGGAAAATACACCATAGCAGCAGGGTATAAGTTGCTCTCACCTGCTGCAACTGGGCTGAACTGGTGTAAAGAAGTTTGGGCCAGATTGAATACCCCAAAGCATAGTGTGACACTACGGCTGGCAATGCTAAATCGGCTAAAAACGAAGGATAGATTGGTGAAATTTGGGATGCAAGTGAATGAGAGATGTTGTTTATGTGATGCTCAAGCTTTAACCAGTCAACATTTATTCTTTGAATGTAATGTTGCTCTTCGCGGGTTGTTGGAGATCAAGGCTTGGCTGAACTGGAATGCAGCAACAATCAGCCTCCCACAACTGCTGAGATGGATTGCCAAGGCTAAAATCTCTAAGTTTCAAAAATTGGTTTATGATGCTGCAATAGCAGCCCTGGTTTACAGCATTTGGAGGCTGAGAAATGCTATTATTTGGCAGGATTTTTCCTTAAATTCCAGCAGCCTTATTGAGGAAACTAAGTGGAGTGTAAAGATGCGAATTGCTATGTTTTTGCCTAAAAAGATTAAAGATGTAGATAAAGATTGGCTCAATGTTTTATAG